Proteins co-encoded in one Ruegeria pomeroyi DSS-3 genomic window:
- a CDS encoding ABC transporter ATP-binding protein, producing the protein MKDMTSQPLLELKNLEKRFLLDHGFLETVKLRGGKLIRERRQVHAVNNVSLSAQRGEALCVVGESGCGKSTVARLVAGLLEPSGGEIHYSGERIDNRSRQANMALRKKMQMIFQNPYASLNPRMTIRQALEEPVRYHNPSMSRAEIRDKVAEVMRSVGVDPSWSGRYPHEFSGGQRQRIAIARALTVDPEFVIADEPISALDVSIQAQVLNLMLEAKDERGLTYLFITHDLSVVQHFGTRVAVLYLGTVCELADTATLFENPKHPYTRALLSAVPQLKDDRPNHIRLKGEIPTPINLPKGCPFQSRCAYADQRCKVDLPRPQQQPDGSLVACHAVEEGRLGD; encoded by the coding sequence ATGAAGGATATGACCAGCCAGCCGCTTCTGGAGCTGAAGAACCTGGAAAAGCGTTTCCTGCTCGACCACGGGTTCCTGGAAACCGTCAAATTGCGCGGCGGCAAGTTGATCCGCGAGCGCCGTCAGGTGCATGCGGTCAACAATGTCTCGCTTAGCGCGCAGCGCGGCGAGGCGCTGTGCGTGGTCGGCGAAAGCGGTTGTGGCAAATCCACTGTTGCCCGTCTGGTTGCCGGCCTGCTGGAGCCCAGCGGCGGCGAGATTCATTACAGCGGCGAACGCATCGACAATCGCTCGCGTCAGGCCAATATGGCGCTGCGCAAGAAGATGCAGATGATCTTTCAGAATCCCTATGCCTCGCTCAATCCCCGGATGACGATCCGGCAGGCGCTGGAGGAACCGGTCCGCTATCACAACCCGTCGATGTCGCGGGCCGAGATCCGCGACAAGGTCGCCGAGGTGATGCGCTCGGTAGGGGTCGATCCCAGCTGGTCGGGCCGGTACCCGCACGAGTTTTCCGGCGGCCAGCGCCAGCGGATCGCCATTGCGCGGGCGCTGACGGTGGACCCCGAGTTTGTTATCGCGGATGAGCCGATCAGCGCGCTTGACGTGTCGATCCAGGCGCAGGTTCTGAACCTTATGCTTGAGGCCAAGGACGAGCGCGGCCTGACCTATCTGTTCATCACCCACGATCTGAGTGTGGTGCAGCATTTCGGAACCCGTGTGGCGGTGCTTTACTTGGGGACCGTGTGCGAGCTGGCCGATACCGCGACACTGTTCGAAAACCCCAAACACCCCTATACCCGGGCGCTGCTGTCGGCGGTGCCGCAACTGAAGGACGACCGCCCCAATCACATCCGGCTCAAGGGCGAGATTCCCACCCCCATCAACCTGCCCAAAGGTTGCCCTTTCCAAAGCCGTTGCGCATATGCCGACCAACGGTGCAAGGTCGACCTCCCTCGCCCGCAGCAGCAGCCCGACGGCTCTCTCGTCGCCTGCCACGCGGTAGAGGAAGGGCGGCTGGGCGACTGA
- a CDS encoding LysR family transcriptional regulator, whose translation MDIAWLKDFEALVAQRNFSRAAEERNVSQPAFSRRIRSLEEEIGARLINRQTLPLSLTPAGEVFLAQARLMLRTFEETQERCQAIEAAGENVIRFATTQSLYMTHYKTLIAPLTEQSGFETDLNSTGWAADQFVSALQQRYCDVILTYWHPAMDFLAPLEVSKCDFIEIAEDDFIPVSKAAPNGAPLFDLQGNRKKPLPLLSYGRASALRSVLEHVLRQQIEPPNVLIVNQNALAHSVKAMILEGFGLGWLPRHLCAQELADGRLTLAGGSAFQTKLSVRLYRESENEKSTLNRLWRDLSAG comes from the coding sequence TTGGATATTGCCTGGCTGAAAGATTTCGAAGCGTTGGTGGCGCAGCGGAACTTTTCGCGCGCGGCTGAGGAACGCAATGTCAGCCAGCCCGCCTTTTCCCGCCGCATCCGCTCGCTTGAGGAAGAGATCGGAGCCAGGCTGATCAACCGCCAGACCTTGCCCCTGTCGCTGACCCCGGCGGGCGAGGTGTTTCTGGCCCAGGCGCGGTTGATGCTGCGCACCTTTGAAGAGACGCAGGAACGGTGTCAGGCGATCGAGGCGGCGGGTGAAAACGTCATCCGCTTTGCCACCACCCAGTCGCTCTACATGACCCATTACAAGACGCTGATTGCCCCCTTGACCGAGCAGAGCGGGTTCGAGACCGATCTGAATTCGACCGGTTGGGCGGCGGATCAGTTCGTCAGTGCCCTGCAACAGCGGTATTGCGACGTGATCCTTACCTATTGGCATCCGGCGATGGATTTCCTGGCGCCGCTGGAAGTCAGCAAATGTGATTTCATCGAGATCGCCGAGGATGATTTCATCCCGGTGTCCAAGGCCGCCCCAAACGGCGCACCGCTGTTTGACCTTCAGGGCAACCGCAAGAAACCGCTGCCGCTGTTGTCCTATGGCCGGGCCTCGGCGCTGCGCTCGGTGCTGGAGCATGTGCTGCGCCAGCAGATCGAGCCGCCCAATGTGCTGATCGTCAACCAGAACGCGCTGGCCCATTCGGTCAAGGCGATGATCCTCGAAGGGTTCGGCCTGGGTTGGCTGCCCCGGCATCTCTGTGCCCAGGAACTGGCCGATGGGCGTCTGACCCTGGCCGGCGGTAGCGCGTTTCAGACCAAGCTTTCGGTGCGGCTCTATCGCGAGAGCGAAAACGAGAAGTCGACATTGAACCGGTTGTGGCGGGATCTGTCGGCGGGCTAG
- the lptF gene encoding LPS export ABC transporter permease LptF — translation MSKFDGYFLRQLLVLCGFFAFVLVGVFWISKAVSLFDRLISSGQTAMVALEFTALTLPTLVRTVMPMAAFCATVYVTNRLNRESEMTVMLATGSSPFRLARPVILFGLVCAAMLATITLYLRPAAMLRLEARQAEVAGDMTAQLLNDGQFMHPVKGVTVYIGKIDRDGTLNDVYLSDRRAPERVVTYTSSKAFLARSGEQIALVMVEGTALQMETGRRTLSTTVFRDFSYDISALAKRDIERRQDIRGMPTLALATAFDGEGLAETYSRGEISEELQERLSWIGVSVAVTLIGFSTLMLGTFSRFGLWPQLIAAFAGLIALEGMRSTATAFVGSHPGLWWVQHAPALGGIALSILFLKLAGRPLRLRRYPDTGSV, via the coding sequence ATGTCAAAGTTCGATGGATATTTCCTGCGCCAATTGCTGGTTCTCTGCGGCTTCTTCGCCTTTGTTCTGGTCGGCGTCTTCTGGATCAGCAAGGCGGTCAGCCTGTTCGACAGGCTGATCAGCAGCGGACAGACGGCGATGGTAGCGCTGGAGTTCACCGCGCTGACACTGCCGACGCTGGTGCGCACCGTGATGCCGATGGCGGCATTCTGCGCAACGGTCTATGTCACCAACCGCCTGAACCGCGAAAGCGAGATGACGGTAATGCTGGCCACCGGCAGCAGCCCGTTCCGCCTGGCCCGCCCGGTCATCCTGTTTGGCCTGGTCTGCGCGGCGATGCTGGCCACGATCACGCTTTATCTGCGGCCCGCCGCCATGTTGCGGCTCGAGGCGCGTCAGGCCGAAGTGGCAGGAGACATGACCGCGCAACTTCTCAACGACGGGCAGTTCATGCACCCGGTCAAGGGTGTGACCGTCTATATCGGCAAGATCGACCGCGACGGTACGCTGAACGATGTTTACCTGTCGGACCGGCGTGCGCCCGAGCGCGTGGTGACCTATACCAGTTCCAAGGCGTTTCTGGCCCGCAGCGGCGAGCAGATCGCGCTGGTGATGGTCGAAGGCACCGCCCTGCAGATGGAGACCGGGCGCAGAACCCTGTCGACCACCGTGTTCCGCGACTTCTCCTATGACATTTCGGCGCTGGCCAAGCGGGATATCGAACGGCGACAGGATATTCGGGGCATGCCGACGCTGGCCCTCGCAACAGCCTTTGACGGCGAGGGCCTGGCCGAGACCTATTCCCGAGGCGAGATTTCCGAAGAGCTGCAGGAGCGCCTGTCTTGGATCGGTGTCAGTGTTGCTGTCACCCTGATCGGGTTTTCGACTCTGATGCTGGGCACGTTCTCCCGCTTTGGCCTCTGGCCGCAACTGATCGCCGCCTTTGCCGGGCTGATTGCGCTTGAAGGGATGCGCAGCACCGCCACGGCCTTTGTCGGATCGCATCCCGGGCTGTGGTGGGTCCAGCACGCACCCGCCCTGGGCGGTATCGCGCTATCGATCCTGTTCCTCAAGCTCGCAGGCCGACCGTTGCGCCTGCGCCGGTATCCAGACACCGGCAGCGTTTGA
- a CDS encoding Lin0512 family protein, whose product MKPLICELGMGADVHGHDYTKAALRGVSDAIRHSSLTLFYAYKHPSQMRVEVTVGVPEPEKVDKKAVAAALPFGAVEVTVVQGGLNDLGMGGAEDIVLAAVAVKAWLDTTDHPFRLAEGLETLLG is encoded by the coding sequence ATGAAACCCTTGATATGCGAATTGGGAATGGGGGCCGACGTGCATGGGCACGACTACACCAAGGCTGCGCTGCGCGGCGTATCGGACGCCATCCGGCACTCTTCCCTGACACTGTTCTACGCCTACAAGCACCCTTCGCAAATGCGTGTCGAGGTCACTGTGGGTGTGCCGGAACCCGAAAAGGTCGACAAGAAAGCCGTGGCTGCGGCCTTGCCGTTCGGCGCAGTCGAAGTGACGGTGGTGCAGGGCGGTCTGAACGATTTGGGCATGGGCGGTGCGGAAGACATTGTCTTGGCGGCCGTGGCGGTCAAGGCCTGGCTGGACACAACTGATCATCCGTTCCGACTGGCAGAAGGGCTTGAAACCCTGCTCGGCTGA
- a CDS encoding Lin0512 family protein, with the protein MPKTQFAVQMGMGTDLKGQDYTKAAARAVHDALHRNFLTAGAAFDLPLDRMIVDIRVGVGRPEAVDLEVVKSEAPVGRVTVEAVQGGLDIEMMGHTTLIANAIVCASWDVEIAQ; encoded by the coding sequence ATGCCGAAAACCCAATTCGCAGTTCAGATGGGTATGGGAACCGATCTGAAGGGCCAGGACTATACGAAAGCCGCAGCCCGGGCCGTGCATGATGCATTGCACCGAAACTTCCTGACCGCAGGTGCCGCCTTCGATTTGCCGCTGGACAGGATGATCGTCGACATCCGCGTCGGCGTCGGCCGGCCAGAGGCCGTTGACCTCGAGGTCGTGAAGTCAGAGGCGCCTGTCGGCAGGGTTACGGTCGAAGCCGTGCAAGGCGGGCTGGATATCGAGATGATGGGACATACGACGCTGATCGCCAACGCCATTGTCTGCGCGTCCTGGGATGTGGAGATTGCGCAATGA
- a CDS encoding ABC transporter ATP-binding protein, translated as MDAIRITDVVKRYPEFTLGPINMSVGQGEFFGIFGPPSTGKTSVLKLILGLLTPDEGQVEIAGRDAAEMEVSARGISMVFQNLALFPHMTGRENIIFPLKERGASEAEIAERLDLVSEVLHVSHILHKNPAQMSGGERQRIALGRAFAAQSRAMLLDEPIAALDARLREEMRVELKRLQRENNQTFVYVSHDEEEVMAISDRVAVIVGGRIAQIGTPEEVYNEPCSLAVAEVIGSPPMNFFEGRFSAEGLRFESDVLETDIQVVCTTQKGGAGTLGVRPEDIWLGESEGNPSFKVRVSTVEPLGGYTIINARIGKQIIKIRAPGQVALEEDAWQSVSLDARRLHLFCAKGSRL; from the coding sequence ATGGATGCGATCAGGATTACAGACGTGGTCAAACGGTACCCGGAGTTCACACTTGGACCGATCAACATGTCGGTCGGGCAGGGCGAATTCTTCGGGATTTTCGGGCCTCCTTCGACGGGCAAGACCTCGGTCCTCAAGCTGATCCTGGGTCTTCTGACCCCGGACGAGGGTCAAGTCGAGATCGCCGGACGCGACGCGGCCGAAATGGAGGTCTCGGCGCGCGGCATCTCCATGGTGTTCCAGAACCTGGCCCTGTTTCCGCATATGACCGGGCGCGAGAACATCATCTTCCCGCTCAAGGAACGTGGCGCCTCGGAGGCCGAGATAGCCGAACGTCTGGACCTGGTTTCGGAGGTTCTTCACGTCAGCCATATCCTGCACAAGAACCCCGCGCAGATGTCGGGTGGTGAGCGCCAGCGCATTGCGCTGGGCCGGGCCTTTGCGGCACAAAGCCGGGCCATGCTGCTTGATGAACCCATTGCCGCGCTAGATGCCCGCCTGCGCGAGGAGATGCGCGTCGAACTCAAGCGCCTGCAACGCGAGAATAACCAGACCTTCGTCTATGTCAGCCATGACGAGGAAGAGGTGATGGCCATCTCGGATCGCGTGGCGGTGATCGTTGGCGGGCGGATTGCCCAGATCGGCACCCCGGAAGAGGTTTACAATGAACCGTGTTCGCTCGCTGTTGCCGAAGTGATCGGATCGCCTCCGATGAACTTTTTCGAGGGTCGGTTCTCGGCCGAAGGTCTGCGTTTCGAAAGTGATGTGCTTGAAACCGACATCCAGGTCGTCTGCACGACGCAGAAGGGCGGGGCGGGAACACTGGGCGTGCGCCCAGAGGATATATGGCTGGGCGAATCCGAAGGAAACCCGTCCTTCAAGGTCCGCGTCAGCACAGTCGAACCCTTGGGCGGGTATACGATCATCAACGCCCGGATCGGCAAACAGATCATCAAGATCCGCGCCCCGGGGCAAGTGGCTCTGGAGGAAGACGCCTGGCAGTCGGTCAGTCTCGATGCCCGACGGCTGCATCTGTTCTGCGCCAAGGGCTCGCGGCTTTAG
- a CDS encoding ABC transporter ATP-binding protein codes for MSSIQINNVTKRFGDFTAVRDLSIDIEEGEFVALLGPSGCGKTTTMNMIAGLEEPSEGEILFDGKDLSSLRIQDRNIGFVFQNYAIFTHLSVFKNLSYGLEVKKVPKPEIERRVQAMADRMSISHRLDQPASSLSVNEMQKLAIGRSAIVEPRIFLLDEPLSNLDAGFRAYMRAELKVLQHEFGQTMIYVTHDQIEAMSLADKIAIIDQGKLMQYGAPLDIYNDPQNRFVANFVGSPRMNLVDGELREERGALHLMLHGGAEIPLSGKVRADFTRDGSVHGGSFGVRPQDIYFGDKRGSNDIAMHGKVEVLERVGPKRLAYLQVQDTLFLAFDDLDRLRVGDEVPFYLPSDKSLAFDMKTGRRLGGA; via the coding sequence ATGTCATCCATCCAGATCAACAACGTAACCAAGCGCTTCGGTGACTTCACCGCGGTCCGCGACCTGTCGATCGACATCGAAGAGGGCGAGTTTGTCGCCCTCCTCGGTCCCTCGGGTTGCGGCAAGACGACGACGATGAACATGATCGCGGGGCTCGAAGAACCTTCCGAGGGCGAAATCCTGTTCGACGGCAAGGATCTCTCCAGCCTGCGTATCCAGGACCGCAATATCGGTTTCGTGTTTCAGAACTACGCGATCTTCACCCATCTGAGCGTCTTCAAGAACCTGTCCTACGGGCTTGAGGTCAAGAAGGTCCCGAAGCCCGAGATCGAGCGGCGGGTGCAGGCCATGGCCGACCGGATGAGCATCTCGCACCGGCTCGACCAGCCGGCTTCGAGCCTTTCGGTCAACGAGATGCAGAAGCTGGCGATCGGACGGTCAGCTATCGTCGAGCCGCGCATCTTCCTCTTGGACGAACCGCTGTCCAATCTCGATGCTGGCTTCCGCGCCTATATGCGGGCCGAGTTGAAGGTGCTGCAGCACGAGTTCGGCCAGACCATGATCTATGTCACCCATGACCAGATCGAGGCGATGAGCCTTGCCGACAAGATCGCCATCATCGATCAGGGCAAGCTGATGCAATACGGCGCGCCGCTGGATATCTACAACGACCCGCAGAACCGTTTCGTCGCCAATTTCGTCGGCAGCCCGCGGATGAACCTTGTCGATGGCGAACTGCGCGAGGAACGCGGCGCGCTGCACCTAATGCTGCATGGCGGGGCTGAAATTCCGCTTTCGGGCAAAGTGCGCGCGGATTTCACCCGCGACGGATCTGTCCATGGCGGGTCCTTCGGGGTGCGCCCGCAGGACATCTATTTCGGCGACAAGCGCGGCAGCAACGACATTGCCATGCACGGCAAGGTCGAAGTGCTGGAGCGTGTGGGTCCAAAACGACTGGCCTATCTTCAGGTGCAGGACACGCTGTTTCTGGCCTTTGACGATCTGGACCGGCTTCGGGTCGGGGATGAGGTGCCGTTCTACCTGCCCTCGGACAAGAGCCTGGCATTTGACATGAAGACCGGCCGCAGGCTGGGAGGGGCATAG
- a CDS encoding carbohydrate ABC transporter permease, producing MTDHTLTDRQPTDASRGYWQRVARDGDKMGFWFILPTFLLLLFIVIFPLFMQLYLSVTWWTPLEGIPWYSAWEVFNWGENYWFLATDPRFWGALWRTALIMIVAVPAQFLLGMALAYLFIDTFPGRKIFYSILLTPMMIVPAVVGLMFFLLFQGTGPVNAHLGLPAEFSWLTDVNRAMISVIIADIWQWTPLMFLILLAGMLGVPSDQLLAARLLGGSNWQNFVKIILPRMKTVIIIALVLRAVECFKIFDLVYIMTKGGPGVQTETISVFLYKQTFGELEWSYVAAIGLTILIVLSVIAAKGLAYMARKQG from the coding sequence ATGACCGATCATACCCTGACCGACAGACAACCAACCGACGCATCGCGCGGCTACTGGCAACGGGTGGCGCGCGACGGCGACAAGATGGGCTTCTGGTTCATCCTGCCGACCTTCCTGCTGCTCTTGTTCATCGTGATATTCCCGCTGTTCATGCAGCTTTACCTGAGTGTCACCTGGTGGACCCCGCTTGAGGGGATCCCATGGTACAGCGCCTGGGAGGTGTTCAACTGGGGTGAGAACTACTGGTTCCTCGCGACCGACCCGCGGTTCTGGGGCGCGCTGTGGCGCACGGCGCTGATCATGATCGTTGCGGTCCCGGCGCAGTTCCTTCTGGGAATGGCACTGGCCTATCTCTTCATCGACACCTTTCCAGGGCGCAAGATCTTCTACTCGATCCTGCTGACCCCGATGATGATCGTGCCGGCGGTCGTGGGGCTGATGTTCTTTTTGCTGTTCCAGGGCACCGGCCCGGTCAACGCCCATCTGGGCCTTCCGGCCGAGTTCTCGTGGCTGACGGATGTGAACCGGGCGATGATCTCGGTCATCATCGCGGATATCTGGCAATGGACGCCGCTGATGTTCCTGATCCTCTTGGCGGGGATGCTGGGCGTGCCATCCGACCAGTTGCTCGCGGCGCGGCTTCTGGGCGGGTCGAACTGGCAGAACTTCGTCAAGATCATCCTGCCGCGGATGAAAACCGTCATCATCATCGCGCTCGTGCTGCGCGCGGTCGAATGCTTCAAGATTTTCGATCTGGTCTACATCATGACCAAGGGTGGTCCGGGCGTGCAGACCGAAACCATCTCGGTCTTTCTCTACAAGCAGACCTTCGGCGAACTTGAATGGTCCTATGTAGCCGCGATCGGCCTGACCATCCTGATTGTGCTGTCAGTGATTGCCGCCAAGGGCCTTGCCTACATGGCCAGGAAACAGGGGTAA
- a CDS encoding carbohydrate ABC transporter permease, with amino-acid sequence MKPSPGALALKYLFVLLACAVVLYPLLWMVTMAFKPYPEWTTVAGLTWLPKEPTWQNFEFIFYGQAEGLVVSLDRTITGPLVASLVTSICGTLLAVVCGTLSSYAVVRFGMAQSLPLSVLQLRLFPPLAVMIPVMVMWAFIGAVDTWWGLSLIYGIVTLPFAFWLMKTFFEEVPVEIEDAARVSGCSYWRVFYRITLPIVKPGLATCALFVFILNWSDYLLALLLTQKEWVTLPVYMATLTSAMGGQMYGMKAALGVIAAIPPVVFGLMIQKHLVRGLTFGALKQ; translated from the coding sequence ATGAAACCGTCCCCCGGCGCCCTGGCGCTGAAGTATCTCTTTGTGTTGCTGGCCTGCGCGGTCGTGCTCTATCCGCTGCTCTGGATGGTGACGATGGCGTTCAAGCCCTATCCGGAATGGACTACCGTCGCCGGTCTGACATGGTTACCGAAAGAGCCGACCTGGCAGAATTTCGAGTTCATCTTCTATGGTCAGGCCGAGGGGCTGGTGGTCAGTCTCGACCGAACCATCACCGGCCCGCTGGTGGCCAGTCTTGTCACCTCGATCTGCGGCACCTTGCTGGCGGTGGTCTGCGGGACGCTGTCGTCTTATGCGGTGGTGCGGTTCGGGATGGCGCAATCGCTGCCGCTGTCGGTGCTTCAACTGCGGCTTTTCCCGCCGCTGGCGGTGATGATCCCGGTCATGGTGATGTGGGCCTTTATCGGCGCGGTCGACACCTGGTGGGGGCTGTCCCTGATCTATGGCATCGTTACGCTGCCCTTTGCCTTCTGGCTGATGAAGACCTTCTTCGAGGAGGTGCCAGTTGAAATCGAGGATGCCGCGCGCGTGTCGGGCTGTTCGTACTGGCGGGTCTTCTATCGCATCACCCTGCCGATAGTGAAACCGGGCCTGGCGACCTGTGCGCTCTTCGTGTTCATTCTGAACTGGTCCGACTACCTGCTGGCGCTGCTTCTGACACAGAAGGAATGGGTCACGCTGCCGGTCTACATGGCCACGCTGACCTCGGCCATGGGTGGGCAGATGTACGGCATGAAAGCCGCGCTTGGCGTAATCGCCGCCATTCCGCCAGTCGTCTTCGGCCTGATGATCCAGAAACACCTGGTGCGCGGCCTGACCTTCGGAGCACTGAAACAATGA
- a CDS encoding ABC transporter substrate-binding protein, with protein MTNPTRRAFLQNSSAAAAAAGFGGIGSFIASPVFASDYAPGMTGGPTGFEGAERFQYNNTMSEGRAIEGIKALQAAGNAPAKISMLLTDGAIGQITKPFPEGGPSAKEVWERETGIEIDIVGAPAEDIFKKVMQDVTTGGGTFDIYTGPWNSTGDLVSSGGAVNCSDFVAKYQPDWADPERGTPTPEMEKLLYTYAGDYYSFSLDGDFQTWFYLKGLYEDPRVQDAFLSETGVALKTPDTWEEVDRISKFFTGKDFGNGPMYGNGNLMSPFWGLATFYARFASMDFPNYHFFDEDGNPNLNSDLGIQCAEEHVRSFEWCPPDALTFTWAEAYATMWNLQIPHTAIYTNLVKFGDGYNADGTPKSKATGMIGSHLPVGRRFGDQLNRRSVLYYHITAWISSQSQHPEAVYLFLQWLSSTRTYTWMAGNPGGYFDPMQQANFKEPLVASTYHPYAMETIPQTIARSVPSINFAGQTALDNALDEEIQAAITGQKSAREAMDAAQSKWERIIKRQKRNGIVDAIKASRATWPTIVDPA; from the coding sequence ATGACAAACCCGACACGCAGGGCATTCCTGCAAAATTCGTCCGCCGCCGCCGCCGCCGCGGGCTTCGGCGGGATCGGGTCGTTCATCGCTTCGCCGGTCTTTGCCAGTGACTACGCGCCCGGCATGACGGGCGGGCCGACCGGTTTTGAAGGTGCCGAACGGTTCCAGTACAACAACACCATGTCCGAGGGCCGGGCGATCGAGGGGATCAAGGCGCTTCAGGCAGCGGGCAATGCGCCCGCGAAAATCTCCATGCTGCTGACGGATGGCGCCATCGGGCAGATCACCAAGCCCTTCCCTGAAGGTGGGCCTTCCGCGAAGGAAGTCTGGGAGCGCGAGACCGGGATCGAGATCGACATCGTCGGCGCACCGGCCGAGGACATCTTCAAGAAGGTGATGCAGGATGTGACCACCGGGGGTGGCACCTTCGACATCTATACCGGCCCGTGGAACTCGACCGGCGATCTGGTGTCGTCGGGGGGGGCGGTAAACTGTTCGGACTTTGTGGCCAAGTACCAGCCCGACTGGGCCGACCCCGAGCGCGGTACGCCAACGCCCGAGATGGAAAAGCTTCTTTATACGTACGCAGGTGATTACTACTCTTTCTCGCTGGACGGCGATTTCCAGACCTGGTTCTACCTGAAAGGGCTGTACGAGGATCCGCGCGTGCAGGATGCCTTTTTGTCCGAAACAGGCGTCGCGCTGAAGACGCCCGACACCTGGGAAGAGGTCGACCGCATTTCTAAGTTCTTCACCGGCAAGGATTTCGGCAATGGCCCGATGTATGGCAACGGCAACCTGATGAGCCCGTTCTGGGGCCTGGCTACCTTCTATGCGCGTTTCGCCTCGATGGATTTCCCGAACTACCACTTCTTCGACGAAGATGGGAACCCGAACCTGAACAGCGATCTGGGCATCCAGTGTGCCGAGGAGCATGTGCGCTCCTTTGAATGGTGCCCGCCCGATGCGCTGACCTTCACCTGGGCCGAGGCCTATGCCACCATGTGGAACCTGCAAATTCCGCATACAGCGATCTACACCAACCTGGTGAAGTTCGGTGACGGTTACAACGCCGACGGCACCCCCAAATCCAAGGCCACCGGCATGATCGGCAGCCACCTGCCGGTGGGGCGCCGCTTTGGTGATCAGCTGAACCGCCGGTCGGTTCTGTATTACCACATCACGGCCTGGATCTCGTCGCAGTCGCAGCATCCCGAGGCGGTCTATCTGTTCCTGCAATGGCTCAGCTCGACCCGTACCTATACCTGGATGGCGGGCAACCCGGGCGGCTACTTCGATCCGATGCAACAGGCCAATTTCAAGGAACCGCTGGTCGCCTCGACCTATCATCCCTACGCGATGGAGACGATCCCGCAAACCATAGCGCGCTCGGTCCCGTCGATCAACTTCGCTGGCCAGACCGCGCTGGACAATGCGCTGGACGAGGAAATCCAGGCCGCTATCACCGGGCAGAAATCCGCCCGCGAGGCGATGGACGCCGCACAGTCGAAATGGGAGCGGATCATCAAGCGCCAGAAGCGCAACGGCATTGTCGATGCCATCAAGGCCAGCCGCGCGACCTGGCCCACCATCGTCGATCCGGCCTGA